The following proteins are encoded in a genomic region of Bernardetia sp. MNP-M8:
- a CDS encoding lipoate--protein ligase encodes MKLIFSPSHYPFFNLALEEYLSNFTDKESEYLLFYRNEPSLVMGKNQNAWEEMNFNYLNAQDIFLSRRISGGGTVYHDLNNLNFSFIKPLDTKMVANYDSLLVPIVEFLKTVNLNASIGKRSDIWLENEKGEKRKITGTAQYTNKHRFITHGTLLFDTDLEKLEKAITIPTNIEVNSKSLKSVRSKVMNIKDILKQNDNEDILTIEEFEEKLAHFILLYFNIPFHLHRLTEDEIIEIEKLAQEKYKSFEWIWGRSPASEVTRKITFKNQEYRIKIKLSRGAIIQEISIEDNFLNDSLQQLVNQIYKKEELEKILLPIGFIEQDLELWF; translated from the coding sequence TTGAAACTAATCTTTTCACCCTCTCACTATCCATTTTTTAATCTCGCTTTAGAAGAATATCTATCTAATTTTACTGATAAAGAAAGTGAGTATTTACTTTTTTACAGAAATGAACCTTCCTTAGTCATGGGAAAAAATCAGAATGCTTGGGAAGAAATGAATTTTAATTATCTCAATGCTCAAGATATTTTTCTTTCTCGTCGTATTTCGGGTGGTGGAACTGTATATCACGATTTGAATAATCTAAACTTTAGCTTTATAAAGCCATTAGACACAAAAATGGTAGCTAATTATGATTCACTGCTAGTTCCTATTGTAGAGTTTTTGAAAACAGTAAATCTAAATGCTTCTATTGGTAAGCGTTCAGACATTTGGCTAGAAAATGAAAAAGGAGAAAAACGAAAAATCACAGGTACAGCTCAGTATACCAACAAACACCGTTTTATCACACACGGAACACTTCTTTTTGATACAGATTTAGAAAAACTAGAAAAAGCTATAACAATTCCTACAAATATCGAAGTTAATTCAAAAAGTCTTAAATCAGTAAGAAGTAAAGTAATGAATATCAAAGATATTTTAAAACAGAATGATAATGAAGATATTCTAACAATAGAAGAGTTTGAAGAAAAGTTGGCTCATTTTATTCTATTGTATTTTAATATACCTTTTCATTTGCATAGACTAACAGAAGATGAGATAATTGAAATAGAAAAATTAGCACAAGAAAAGTATAAATCTTTTGAGTGGATTTGGGGACGTTCGCCAGCGAGTGAAGTTACTAGAAAAATTACGTTCAAAAATCAAGAATATAGAATCAAAATAAAATTAAGCAGAGGCGCAATTATTCAAGAAATTAGTATAGAAGATAATTTCTTAAATGATAGCTTGCAACAGTTGGTAAATCAAATCTATAAAAAAGAAGAGTTAGAAAAAATTCTCTTACCAATTGGTTTTATAGAACAAGATTTAGAACTATGGTTTTAA
- a CDS encoding HTTM domain-containing protein → MRVENYGKNFLKEPISIAPLVSFRILFGLLIFFSTLRFWYMGWIEKHYIKPVFHFKYFGFEWVEPLNSYGMYAVHVVLILASLGVAFGFLYRLSAILLFLTFTYCQLIDLTYYLNHYYFVSLVAFLLIFAPANRFYSLDCLLFGVGRYKSKKKVKFERQSKYNLKSFLFNLFYVLPSLSISRAWILIFQLQLSITYFYAGLAKLNSEWLFDAMPLKIWLPPHYDMPIFGFLMPYEITAYIFSWTGMLYDLLIPFALFYRKTRLFAYFAVVGFHAMTGYLFQIGVFPVVMIALTLIFFEAKYHEAVLNFISLFFNKLLPLSVSSLTTSKYFTFHSSNKKQSSHLLLNPLKNFQFISKKWLYVLTIYFIFQFLFPFRFMLYASQPYNETLFWKEEGYRFSWRVMLMEKFGSATFYVKNPKTGKEGVVDNSEFLNKHQEKQMAFQSDMILQYAHFLEEKYTTKENPNPIIRAEVYVTLNGRRSQLFFDPNLDLSEIEDGFLEKDWINKLK, encoded by the coding sequence ATGAGAGTCGAAAACTATGGTAAAAACTTCCTCAAAGAACCCATTTCAATAGCTCCTTTAGTAAGTTTCCGAATCTTATTTGGTTTACTTATCTTTTTTAGTACGCTTCGTTTTTGGTATATGGGTTGGATAGAAAAACATTATATCAAGCCTGTTTTTCATTTTAAGTATTTTGGTTTTGAGTGGGTTGAGCCGTTGAATAGTTATGGAATGTATGCTGTTCATGTGGTTTTGATTTTGGCAAGTTTGGGCGTTGCATTTGGTTTTTTGTATCGTCTTTCTGCTATTTTATTATTTCTGACTTTCACGTATTGCCAACTTATCGACCTTACTTATTATCTCAATCATTATTATTTTGTGAGTTTGGTGGCATTTCTGCTCATTTTTGCTCCTGCGAATCGTTTTTATTCATTGGATTGTTTACTTTTTGGCGTTGGTAGGTACAAAAGCAAAAAGAAAGTTAAGTTTGAAAGACAAAGTAAGTATAATCTAAAAAGTTTTTTATTCAATCTTTTTTATGTTTTGCCTTCACTCTCTATTTCTCGTGCTTGGATTTTAATTTTTCAGCTTCAACTTTCCATTACTTATTTTTATGCAGGATTAGCAAAACTTAATTCTGAATGGCTTTTTGATGCAATGCCCCTCAAAATTTGGCTTCCTCCTCATTATGATATGCCGATTTTTGGTTTTTTGATGCCGTATGAAATTACAGCTTATATTTTTTCGTGGACAGGAATGTTGTATGATTTATTAATTCCTTTTGCGTTATTTTATAGAAAAACTCGCCTATTTGCTTATTTTGCAGTAGTTGGTTTTCACGCTATGACAGGATATTTATTTCAAATTGGCGTTTTTCCAGTAGTTATGATTGCATTAACTTTGATTTTCTTCGAAGCAAAGTATCACGAAGCAGTATTAAATTTTATTTCTTTATTTTTTAATAAACTCTTACCGTTGTCGGTGTCCTCACTGACAACTTCCAAATATTTTACTTTTCATTCTTCTAACAAAAAACAATCTTCTCATTTACTTTTAAATCCACTCAAAAATTTTCAATTCATTTCTAAGAAATGGCTGTATGTTTTAACTATTTATTTCATCTTTCAGTTTTTATTTCCTTTTCGTTTTATGCTATATGCAAGTCAGCCCTATAATGAAACACTTTTTTGGAAAGAAGAAGGCTATCGTTTTTCGTGGCGAGTAATGCTTATGGAAAAGTTTGGAAGTGCTACATTCTATGTCAAAAATCCGAAAACAGGAAAAGAAGGAGTTGTGGATAATAGTGAATTTTTGAATAAACATCAAGAAAAACAAATGGCTTTTCAGTCTGATATGATTTTACAATATGCTCATTTTTTGGAGGAGAAATATACCACAAAAGAAAATCCAAATCCGATAATTAGAGCAGAAGTTTATGTAACTTTGAATGGACGTAGAAGTCAATTATTTTTTGACCCAAACCTTGATTTGAGTGAAATTGAGGATGGTTTTTTAGAGAAAGATTGGATTAATAAACTGAAGTGA
- a CDS encoding ABC-F family ATP-binding cassette domain-containing protein, with amino-acid sequence MAAINLISGEHLSKTYGDRFLFNDLNFGISQGEKVALVGKNGAGKSTLLKILAKIVNPDKGDVSLRQGVRVGYLAQDPDLPLNKTIWEAIVQADSPTITAIRNYENSILPENIEDAERMEKAMNEMERLDAWAYDAKIKEVTSKLGLEDTEKGIAQLSGGQKKRVALAKLLLDEPDLWLLDEPTNHLDLATIEWLENYWASSNTTLLLITHDRYFLDKICNRIFELDNGHIYRYEANYGQFLELKSERIAQAHTEADKAHQLMKKELDWIRRQPKARGTKAKYRVEAFEGIKEKASTRPEGNNMDIQFGAKRQGKKIIELHDVSFDFQSEKGRQKILDKFNYKFVRGERIGIIGKNGAGKSTFLSLLTGALEPTKGHIEKGENTHFGYYTQMPPSFDDSMRVIEVIQAIGEMATVSEGHQVSASQLLTQFNFPPAQQYKNVGTLSGGEKRRLQLLQILIKMPNFLILDEPTNDLDLQTLSVLEEFLSNYGGCLILVSHDRYFLDNLVEHLFVFEGEGEIRDFNGNYTDYREEELEKIKESQNKPSNKNAHSIAPVKTNTSNKLSFKEKQELETTEKEIAKLTKQKEELVSLMNSGETDYDKISKWSAEMEVIVNALDEKEMRWLELSERE; translated from the coding sequence ATGGCAGCAATCAATCTCATTTCGGGCGAGCATCTTTCCAAAACTTATGGAGATAGATTCCTTTTCAATGATTTGAATTTTGGAATTTCACAAGGCGAAAAAGTAGCTTTAGTAGGTAAAAATGGAGCAGGAAAATCTACACTTCTTAAAATATTAGCAAAAATAGTCAATCCAGATAAAGGCGATGTAAGTTTGCGTCAAGGTGTGAGAGTGGGTTATTTGGCTCAAGACCCAGACTTGCCACTCAACAAAACGATTTGGGAAGCGATTGTACAGGCTGATAGTCCAACCATTACGGCTATTCGCAATTATGAAAATTCTATTTTGCCTGAAAATATAGAAGATGCTGAAAGAATGGAAAAAGCAATGAACGAAATGGAACGTTTAGATGCTTGGGCGTATGATGCCAAAATAAAAGAAGTTACTTCAAAGTTAGGTTTAGAAGATACAGAAAAAGGAATTGCTCAACTTTCTGGGGGACAAAAAAAGCGTGTTGCACTTGCAAAACTCCTTTTAGACGAGCCAGATTTGTGGCTTTTGGATGAGCCTACCAACCATTTGGATTTAGCAACTATCGAATGGTTAGAAAATTATTGGGCTTCTTCCAATACGACTTTACTCCTTATTACTCACGATAGATACTTTTTAGATAAAATTTGTAATCGAATTTTTGAGTTGGATAACGGTCATATTTATCGTTATGAGGCAAATTATGGACAATTTTTAGAATTAAAATCTGAACGAATTGCACAAGCGCACACCGAAGCAGATAAAGCACACCAACTTATGAAAAAAGAGTTGGATTGGATTAGAAGACAGCCAAAAGCACGAGGCACAAAAGCAAAATATAGAGTAGAAGCCTTTGAAGGTATAAAAGAAAAGGCAAGTACACGTCCAGAAGGAAATAACATGGATATTCAATTTGGTGCAAAACGCCAAGGAAAGAAAATTATTGAACTTCACGATGTGAGTTTTGATTTTCAAAGTGAAAAAGGAAGACAGAAAATCCTTGATAAATTTAATTACAAATTTGTAAGAGGAGAAAGAATTGGAATTATAGGAAAAAATGGAGCAGGCAAATCGACTTTCCTTTCTCTTTTGACAGGTGCATTAGAACCAACAAAAGGGCATATTGAAAAAGGAGAAAATACACACTTTGGATATTATACCCAAATGCCTCCTTCTTTTGATGATTCTATGCGTGTTATTGAAGTCATTCAAGCGATTGGAGAAATGGCGACAGTCTCAGAAGGTCATCAAGTCTCGGCTTCGCAACTGCTTACTCAATTTAACTTTCCACCAGCACAGCAATACAAAAACGTAGGTACACTTTCGGGAGGAGAAAAAAGACGTTTGCAGCTTTTACAGATTTTGATAAAGATGCCTAATTTCTTGATTCTTGATGAGCCTACCAATGATTTAGATTTACAAACGCTTTCTGTTTTGGAAGAATTTTTATCTAATTATGGTGGTTGTTTGATTTTGGTTTCTCACGATAGGTATTTCTTAGATAATCTAGTAGAACATCTTTTTGTATTTGAAGGCGAAGGAGAAATTAGAGATTTTAATGGAAATTATACTGATTATAGAGAAGAGGAATTAGAGAAAATAAAAGAATCTCAAAACAAACCTTCTAACAAAAATGCTCATTCGATTGCACCAGTAAAAACAAATACTTCTAACAAACTTAGTTTCAAAGAAAAGCAAGAATTAGAAACTACTGAAAAAGAAATTGCAAAACTTACTAAGCAAAAAGAAGAATTAGTTTCTCTTATGAATAGTGGAGAAACTGATTATGATAAAATTTCAAAATGGAGTGCTGAAATGGAAGTCATTGTAAATGCGCTTGATGAAAAAGAAATGCGTTGGTTAGAACTTTCTGAAAGAGAGTAA
- a CDS encoding folylpolyglutamate synthase/dihydrofolate synthase family protein has product MFTYQQTLDYLFAQLPMFQRVGGAAYRSDLDNIKILCKQLGNPEQKFDTIHVAGTNGKGSTSHMIASVLQSAGYNVGLYTSPHLKNFTERIRLNGEEIEQEFVISFVEKIRTTITSISPSFFEVTVAMAFEYFAYKKVDIAIIEVGMGGRLDATNVISPLLSIITNIGFDHQQFLGDSLEKIAAEKAGIIKPNTPVIINQKQEETTSVFEEIAQKSNAELIFATDQYGIEQNEMGTFNISTKEGKCMDGKPFIYMRNGIELDLKGVYQKQNLVGVICALEKLKKIQSPRKEDCFTFTIENLMKGLRNAAQKTGLKGRWYRLSKENENSTIICDIAHNEDGINQVISQLKSELAKGTYSSLRVVFGAVNDKDLDKIFNLLSKELQEKITQKTVFYFCKPNVPRGLEVIILKNKAEGFGLNGDIYESVEAALDAAKKDSEAIENQKDFIYVGGSAFVVAEVV; this is encoded by the coding sequence TTGTTTACTTATCAACAAACCCTAGACTATCTTTTTGCACAACTTCCTATGTTTCAACGAGTAGGAGGTGCAGCCTATAGAAGTGATTTAGATAATATTAAAATTCTGTGTAAACAGTTGGGTAATCCAGAACAGAAATTTGATACTATTCATGTAGCAGGAACAAATGGAAAAGGTAGCACTTCCCACATGATTGCTTCTGTTTTACAATCAGCAGGGTACAATGTTGGACTTTATACATCACCTCATCTCAAAAATTTTACAGAACGAATTAGATTAAATGGAGAAGAAATAGAACAAGAATTTGTTATCAGTTTTGTAGAAAAAATACGAACTACTATTACATCTATCTCACCTTCTTTTTTTGAGGTTACTGTTGCTATGGCATTTGAATATTTTGCGTATAAAAAAGTAGATATTGCCATTATTGAAGTCGGAATGGGAGGGCGATTAGATGCTACCAACGTAATTTCTCCTTTGCTTTCTATAATTACAAATATTGGATTTGATCATCAACAGTTCCTAGGAGATTCTTTAGAGAAAATTGCAGCCGAAAAAGCAGGAATTATCAAGCCAAATACGCCAGTAATTATTAATCAAAAACAAGAAGAAACGACATCTGTTTTCGAAGAAATTGCTCAAAAAAGTAATGCTGAACTTATTTTTGCAACTGATCAATATGGTATTGAACAAAATGAAATGGGAACTTTTAATATCAGTACCAAGGAAGGAAAATGTATGGATGGAAAACCTTTTATATATATGCGTAATGGTATAGAATTAGACTTGAAAGGAGTTTATCAAAAACAAAATCTAGTAGGTGTTATCTGTGCTTTGGAAAAACTTAAAAAGATACAATCTCCTAGAAAAGAAGATTGTTTTACTTTTACAATAGAAAATTTAATGAAAGGGCTAAGAAATGCTGCTCAGAAAACAGGACTAAAAGGACGTTGGTATAGATTAAGCAAAGAAAATGAAAACTCAACTATAATTTGTGATATTGCTCATAACGAAGACGGAATCAATCAAGTTATTTCTCAACTTAAATCAGAATTAGCAAAAGGAACTTATTCTAGTTTACGAGTAGTTTTTGGAGCAGTCAATGATAAGGATTTAGATAAAATTTTTAATCTTTTAAGTAAAGAATTACAAGAAAAAATTACTCAAAAAACAGTTTTTTATTTTTGTAAACCCAATGTACCTCGTGGTTTAGAGGTAATTATTTTGAAAAACAAAGCAGAGGGTTTTGGGCTAAATGGAGATATTTATGAAAGTGTAGAAGCTGCTTTAGATGCTGCAAAGAAAGATTCTGAAGCAATTGAAAATCAAAAAGATTTTATTTATGTTGGTGGAAGTGCTTTTGTGGTAGCAGAAGTAGTGTAA
- the lon gene encoding endopeptidase La yields the protein MKNIKVPFTEDDIPQIDLEELENSARELEDDLPEELFILPVRNTVLFPGIIMPITVGREKSLRLIKKAYRDESYIGVISQKNLGEDEPQKTDLHFVGTVAKIVKKIVMPDGNTTIIVQGKQRFELHEITQEEPFLIGKVNYLTDFSLDNSKGSKKNDGRKKEALIESIKEAAFKILHLSSDIPPEAQIALENIESPNFLINFLSANTNVEVKEKQKLLELPKVMDRAVQLLKIMHREIQLLELKSDIKEKTNSDLDQQQKEYFLRQQIKTLQDEIGDENDKDINKLHIRADEKQWSEETKEFFLKEVERFARMNPASPDYSITLSYLEFMLDLPWQFTTKDHLDLHNAKKVLDKEHYGLEKIKQRILEYLAVLKLKNSLDSPILCLYGPPGVGKTSLGKSIAKALGRKYMRISLGGMHDESEIRGHRRTYIGAMPGKIMQNVKKAGSSNPVFVLDEIDKVSSDFRGDPSSALLEVLDPEQNDTFVDNYLETEYDLSKVLFIATANSLDTIQPALRDRMEIIQVSGYTIEEKIEIAKQHLIAKQRKAHGLQAKDVSFTAETLRFVVEGYTRESGVRSLERQIASLCRSVAKSVAMEEDYQKKITPKEVERILGKPSFDKELFEENETVGVATGLAWTQYGGEILSIEVSLSKGKGRTTLSGRLGDVMKESVSAALSYLKANAEEWEIDHQLFDQYDLHVHVPAGAVPKDGPSAGITMLTAMVSAYSRRRVKNQLAMTGEITLHGKVLPVGGIKEKILAAKRAGINEIVMSKRNQKDIEEIEEHYIKGMKFHFVEKAGEVLKLALVKDQDKTARPLEVQDITPKNKSDKTNQKIRVIPTNPPKGKSGSVGV from the coding sequence TTGAAAAATATAAAAGTGCCTTTTACCGAAGATGATATTCCTCAAATAGACTTGGAAGAACTAGAAAATTCAGCTCGTGAACTAGAAGACGATTTGCCTGAAGAATTATTTATTTTACCTGTCAGAAATACTGTTTTATTTCCTGGAATTATTATGCCTATTACTGTAGGGCGTGAGAAATCTCTACGTTTAATAAAGAAAGCATATAGAGACGAGAGTTATATTGGTGTAATTTCTCAAAAAAACTTGGGGGAAGACGAACCACAAAAAACTGATTTGCATTTTGTGGGAACAGTCGCCAAAATAGTAAAAAAGATTGTGATGCCTGATGGTAATACAACTATCATAGTACAAGGCAAGCAACGTTTTGAACTTCATGAAATTACACAAGAAGAACCATTCTTAATTGGTAAAGTAAATTATCTGACGGATTTTTCATTAGATAACTCAAAAGGAAGTAAGAAAAATGACGGACGTAAAAAAGAAGCTCTTATAGAATCTATAAAAGAAGCAGCTTTTAAAATTTTGCATTTGAGTTCGGATATTCCACCAGAAGCCCAAATTGCTTTAGAAAATATTGAAAGTCCTAATTTCTTAATTAATTTTCTATCTGCCAATACAAATGTAGAGGTAAAAGAAAAACAAAAGTTACTAGAACTTCCAAAAGTAATGGACAGAGCTGTGCAGCTTTTAAAGATTATGCACCGTGAAATTCAGCTTTTAGAACTCAAAAGTGATATAAAAGAAAAAACAAATTCAGATTTAGACCAGCAACAAAAAGAGTATTTTCTTCGCCAACAAATCAAAACTCTTCAAGATGAAATTGGAGATGAAAATGATAAAGACATAAATAAACTGCATATAAGAGCAGATGAAAAACAGTGGAGTGAAGAAACAAAAGAGTTTTTCTTGAAAGAAGTAGAACGTTTTGCTCGTATGAATCCAGCTTCTCCTGATTATTCCATTACACTTTCTTATTTGGAATTCATGTTAGATTTGCCTTGGCAGTTTACTACAAAAGACCATTTAGATTTACATAATGCAAAAAAAGTATTAGATAAAGAGCATTATGGATTAGAAAAAATAAAGCAACGTATTTTAGAATATTTAGCTGTTCTGAAACTCAAAAATTCATTAGATAGTCCTATTTTGTGTTTGTATGGACCTCCAGGGGTGGGCAAAACTTCTCTAGGAAAATCTATTGCAAAGGCACTTGGTAGAAAATATATGCGTATTTCGTTAGGTGGAATGCACGATGAATCTGAAATTAGAGGACACCGTCGTACTTATATTGGTGCAATGCCTGGGAAAATTATGCAAAATGTAAAAAAAGCAGGTTCTTCAAACCCTGTTTTTGTTTTAGATGAAATTGATAAAGTAAGTAGCGATTTTCGTGGAGATCCTTCTTCAGCTTTATTGGAGGTTTTAGACCCAGAGCAAAATGATACTTTTGTAGACAATTATCTAGAAACAGAATATGATTTATCTAAAGTTTTGTTTATTGCTACAGCAAATTCATTAGATACTATTCAGCCAGCTCTTCGTGATAGAATGGAAATTATTCAAGTTTCTGGATATACAATTGAAGAAAAAATTGAAATTGCCAAACAACATTTAATAGCCAAACAAAGAAAAGCTCACGGACTTCAAGCAAAAGATGTTAGTTTTACTGCCGAAACACTGCGTTTTGTAGTAGAAGGTTATACAAGAGAATCAGGTGTCAGAAGTTTGGAAAGACAAATTGCCTCTCTTTGTAGAAGTGTAGCCAAATCAGTGGCTATGGAAGAAGACTATCAAAAGAAAATTACACCAAAAGAAGTAGAAAGAATACTAGGAAAACCTTCTTTTGATAAAGAACTTTTTGAAGAAAATGAAACAGTAGGTGTAGCAACTGGACTAGCTTGGACTCAATATGGAGGCGAGATTTTGTCTATCGAAGTCAGTTTGAGTAAAGGAAAAGGCAGAACTACTTTATCTGGACGATTGGGAGATGTAATGAAAGAATCGGTTAGTGCAGCACTTTCTTATTTGAAAGCCAATGCAGAAGAATGGGAAATTGACCATCAACTTTTTGACCAATACGATTTGCATGTTCATGTTCCTGCTGGAGCAGTTCCAAAAGATGGTCCTTCGGCTGGTATTACGATGCTTACAGCGATGGTCTCTGCTTATTCTCGTAGAAGAGTCAAAAATCAGTTGGCAATGACTGGCGAAATTACGCTGCATGGAAAAGTGCTTCCTGTGGGTGGAATCAAAGAAAAAATATTAGCTGCCAAACGTGCTGGAATCAATGAAATTGTGATGAGCAAACGCAATCAAAAAGACATTGAGGAAATTGAAGAGCATTATATTAAAGGAATGAAGTTTCATTTTGTAGAAAAAGCTGGAGAAGTTTTAAAATTGGCATTAGTCAAAGATCAAGACAAAACAGCTAGACCTTTGGAAGTACAAGATATAACTCCAAAAAATAAATCAGACAAAACAAATCAAAAAATAAGAGTCATTCCAACAAATCCACCAAAAGGAAAAAGTGGAAGTGTAGGAGTTTAA
- the hisH gene encoding imidazole glycerol phosphate synthase subunit HisH: protein MKIVIIDYKAGNIRSVDFALQRLGINAVVSADKETLRSADKVIFPGVGHAESAMQQLKNADLDTFIPTLKQPVLGICLGMQLLCSHTEEGNTKGLGIFDVNVKEFKPTNSVDKVPHMGWNTTQDLKGKLFDSNLFNQVNNPSQFYFVHTYYAELCKDTVATCDYILPFSAALQKDNFYAAQFHPEKSADAGEELLKNFLKV, encoded by the coding sequence ATGAAAATAGTAATCATAGATTATAAAGCAGGAAATATTCGTTCTGTTGATTTTGCTTTGCAGCGTTTAGGAATAAATGCTGTGGTAAGTGCTGATAAAGAAACACTACGTTCGGCTGACAAAGTTATTTTTCCAGGGGTTGGACACGCAGAATCTGCTATGCAACAACTCAAAAATGCAGATTTAGACACTTTTATTCCAACACTCAAACAACCTGTTTTAGGAATTTGTCTTGGAATGCAGCTTCTTTGTTCGCATACAGAGGAAGGAAACACAAAAGGACTAGGGATTTTTGATGTAAACGTAAAAGAATTCAAACCAACTAATTCGGTTGATAAAGTTCCTCACATGGGTTGGAATACAACGCAAGATTTAAAAGGAAAATTATTTGATAGTAATTTATTTAATCAAGTAAATAATCCTTCTCAATTTTACTTTGTACATACCTATTACGCAGAACTATGCAAAGATACTGTTGCCACTTGTGATTATATCTTACCTTTTTCGGCAGCTTTACAAAAAGATAATTTTTATGCAGCACAGTTTCACCCAGAAAAAAGTGCAGATGCTGGAGAAGAGCTTTTGAAGAATTTTTTGAAAGTGTAG